A single region of the Thermoanaerobacterium aotearoense genome encodes:
- the hemW gene encoding radical SAM family heme chaperone HemW — translation MTMIRSGIYVHIPFCKRKCYYCDFNSYANMEDSFFSFKKAIIKEIKTRKEELKDIYTSVYIGGGTPNVLPPIYIEEILGEIYENYSLSKDAEITIELNPGLIDEEKLKLYKKAGVNRISIGLQSWQNDLLKAIGRIHTVSDFIENYSIASKYFDNINIDIMYALPNQTFENFKETLTNVIALKPSHISCYGLILEKGTPLYDMYERNEVKLADDEYELMMFHYGAELLEDSGYSHYEISNYALPGYECRHNKLYWMDLHYLGFGPGAYSFVGNKRFGNIKDVKKYIGMINNDGHAVDDVDELSLEDQMSEFMFLGLRMMDGVNDKDFKERFGESMFFVFKNAIYKNIELGLLRKEGENLKLTPKGVDVSNNVFEDFLF, via the coding sequence ATGACAATGATTAGATCTGGTATATATGTTCATATTCCGTTTTGCAAGAGAAAATGCTATTATTGCGATTTTAATTCCTATGCAAATATGGAAGATAGCTTTTTTTCGTTTAAAAAGGCAATAATAAAGGAAATTAAAACGAGAAAAGAGGAGCTTAAAGATATATACACTTCTGTGTATATAGGAGGAGGTACGCCAAATGTCTTGCCTCCTATATACATTGAAGAAATATTGGGTGAAATCTACGAAAACTACAGTTTAAGCAAAGATGCAGAGATCACGATCGAATTGAATCCTGGCTTAATAGATGAAGAAAAGCTTAAGTTATATAAAAAAGCAGGTGTAAATAGAATAAGCATAGGTTTGCAGTCCTGGCAAAATGATTTATTAAAAGCTATCGGTAGAATACATACAGTGAGTGATTTTATTGAAAATTATAGTATAGCATCTAAATATTTTGACAACATAAACATAGATATAATGTATGCACTGCCAAATCAGACTTTTGAGAATTTTAAAGAAACATTGACAAACGTAATCGCATTAAAGCCATCACACATTTCTTGTTATGGACTTATATTAGAAAAAGGAACGCCGCTTTACGATATGTATGAAAGAAATGAAGTTAAGCTTGCTGATGATGAATACGAATTGATGATGTTTCACTATGGTGCAGAGCTTTTAGAGGATAGTGGATACAGTCATTATGAAATATCAAATTACGCATTGCCTGGGTATGAATGTCGACATAACAAGCTGTATTGGATGGATTTGCACTATTTAGGCTTTGGACCAGGTGCATATTCGTTTGTAGGAAATAAGCGATTTGGCAATATAAAAGATGTTAAAAAGTACATAGGCATGATTAATAATGATGGACATGCTGTTGACGATGTTGATGAATTGTCTTTAGAGGATCAAATGTCTGAGTTTATGTTTTTAGGTCTTAGAATGATGGATGGAGTAAATGACAAAGACTTTAAAGAGAGATTTGGCGAAAGCATGTTCTTTGTATTTAAAAATGCCATTTATAAAAATATAGAGTTGGGGCTTTTAAGAAAAGAAGGTGAAAATCTTAAATTGACGCCAAAAGGCGTAGATGTGTCCAATAATGTGTTTGAGGATTTTTTATTTTAA
- the hrcA gene encoding heat-inducible transcriptional repressor HrcA, with the protein MPLDDRKKKILEAVINDYILTAEPIGSRTIAKRYNLGVSSATIRNEMADLEEMGYLEQPHTSAGRIPSDKGYRFYVNNILEHYLNESRDDEVEAIDEVFAEIDDIVKKYARLLSTITNHTIVVKMPRIDENTIKRIQILPVDANKLILLVMTESGIMKNYLISLKDNIDNNLFEFLNNLINNKMIGKRKREMDQTLRDEIKKESGSAIGIIDKITDTIINGLKQMDETDLYSEGISNILNFPEYKDLLKAKMFFDLIDNKDIMNSVLEPLDDSIDVTIGSESKFEEMWDLSIIKSTYKINGEVVGTFGIIGPTRMNYKRLINEINTMSNELSKVLSYIYQENKR; encoded by the coding sequence ATGCCGTTAGATGATAGGAAAAAGAAGATTTTAGAAGCTGTGATTAATGACTATATTTTGACGGCAGAACCAATTGGATCTCGGACAATTGCAAAGCGATATAATCTTGGTGTAAGCTCGGCTACAATTAGAAATGAAATGGCTGACCTTGAGGAGATGGGGTATCTTGAACAGCCTCATACATCTGCAGGTAGAATACCATCTGATAAAGGATACAGGTTTTATGTTAATAATATATTAGAGCACTATTTGAATGAAAGTCGTGACGATGAAGTAGAGGCAATTGATGAGGTTTTTGCTGAGATAGACGATATAGTGAAGAAATATGCCAGGTTATTATCTACCATTACTAACCACACTATAGTGGTTAAGATGCCTCGAATTGATGAAAACACGATTAAGAGAATACAAATATTGCCTGTTGATGCAAATAAATTGATACTTCTTGTAATGACAGAATCAGGCATCATGAAAAACTATTTAATAAGCTTAAAGGATAATATTGATAATAATTTGTTTGAGTTTTTAAACAACCTGATCAACAATAAAATGATAGGAAAAAGAAAAAGAGAAATGGACCAGACGTTGAGAGATGAGATAAAAAAAGAGTCTGGCAGTGCTATCGGAATCATAGACAAGATTACAGATACGATTATAAATGGTTTAAAGCAGATGGATGAAACAGACTTGTATTCGGAAGGCATTTCAAATATTCTCAACTTTCCTGAGTACAAGGATCTCTTAAAAGCTAAAATGTTTTTTGATCTGATTGACAATAAAGACATTATGAATTCAGTATTAGAGCCTTTAGACGATTCCATCGATGTTACTATTGGAAGTGAAAGCAAGTTTGAAGAGATGTGGGATTTAAGCATAATCAAATCTACGTATAAGATAAATGGTGAGGTTGTTGGGACTTTTGGCATTATTGGGCCTACAAGGATGAATTACAAGAGGCTTATAAATGAAATAAACACGATGTCGAATGAATTGTCAAAAGTTTTGTCATATATATACCAAGAAAATAAGAGGTGA
- the grpE gene encoding nucleotide exchange factor GrpE yields MESKNNLDEDLKDNVSDADRPQDDSEGSIGTENSDQGEEKNYEGEIEELKNKLKQKEDEANEYLEMAQRLKAEFENYRRRTEKEKADLIEYGKEQVILDILPVIDNFERALEASHGDNEEIASFKEGVNLIYRQFKGILEKIGVKEIEALGQIFDPYKHHAVMQEEVEDKKENEIIEVFQKGYMFNNKVIRPSMVKVAK; encoded by the coding sequence ATGGAAAGCAAAAACAATTTAGACGAAGATTTAAAAGACAATGTATCTGATGCTGACCGACCTCAAGATGACAGTGAAGGCAGCATAGGTACAGAAAATTCTGATCAGGGTGAAGAAAAAAATTACGAAGGAGAAATTGAAGAATTGAAAAATAAGCTTAAGCAAAAAGAAGATGAAGCAAATGAATACTTAGAAATGGCCCAGAGATTGAAAGCAGAATTTGAGAATTACAGGAGAAGGACAGAAAAGGAAAAAGCAGATCTGATTGAATATGGTAAAGAACAGGTAATCTTAGATATATTGCCAGTTATAGATAATTTTGAGAGAGCTCTTGAAGCATCTCACGGTGATAATGAGGAAATAGCTTCCTTTAAAGAAGGTGTCAATTTAATATACAGGCAATTTAAAGGTATTTTAGAAAAGATAGGGGTTAAAGAGATAGAGGCTTTAGGCCAAATATTTGATCCATATAAGCATCATGCTGTTATGCAGGAAGAGGTAGAAGATAAGAAGGAAAATGAGATAATTGAAGTTTTTCAAAAGGGATATATGTTTAATAATAAAGTAATAAGACCGAGTATGGTCAAAGTAGCAAAATAA
- the dnaK gene encoding molecular chaperone DnaK: MGKIIGIDLGTTFSCVAVMEGGQPVVIPNSEGARTTPSVVAFTKEGERLVGQVAKRQAITNPERTVMSIKRHMGSDYKVTIDGKSYTPQEISAMILQKLKADAEAYLGEKVTEAVITVPAYFNDSQRQATKDAGRIAGLDVKRIINEPTAASLAYGLDKQGNQKIMVYDLGGGTFDVSILEIGDGVFEVLATSGNNHLGGDDFDQRIMDWLADNFKKEYGIDLRNDKMAMQRLKDAAEKAKIELSSAMTANINLPFITADATGPKHIDVNLTRAKFEELINDLVQSTVEPVNRALSDAKLSPADIDKVILVGGSTRIPFVQETVKRIMGKEPHKGINPDECVAIGAAIQGGVLGGEVKDVLLLDVTPLSLGIETLGGVFTKLIERNTTIPTKKSQIFSTAADGQTSVEIHVLQGERPMARDNKTLGRFTLTGIPPAPRGVPQIEVTFDIDANGIVHVSAKDLGTGKSQNITITSSSNLSEEEINRMMNEAKQHEEEDRRRKEEIEVRNNADSLIYQAEKTMKDLADKMTQQEKDDINKEIENVRKALEGSDINAIKSASEKLSQAFYNVSSRIYQQAGGAGQANSYSGSDGTSNKDNVYEADYRMEDDNKDNK; the protein is encoded by the coding sequence ATGGGAAAAATTATAGGAATTGATCTTGGCACAACTTTTTCGTGCGTAGCTGTTATGGAAGGAGGACAGCCGGTAGTCATACCAAACTCAGAGGGGGCCAGGACAACTCCATCTGTTGTGGCGTTTACAAAAGAAGGTGAAAGATTAGTAGGCCAAGTCGCAAAAAGACAGGCTATTACAAACCCTGAAAGGACAGTTATGTCTATAAAAAGACATATGGGTTCTGACTACAAAGTAACTATTGATGGAAAAAGTTATACACCGCAAGAGATTTCAGCAATGATACTGCAGAAGTTAAAAGCTGATGCTGAAGCGTACTTAGGAGAGAAAGTTACAGAGGCTGTAATAACAGTTCCTGCGTATTTCAATGACAGTCAAAGACAGGCAACCAAAGATGCAGGTAGGATAGCAGGACTTGATGTAAAGAGGATTATAAACGAGCCTACTGCGGCTTCATTGGCCTATGGGCTTGATAAGCAAGGCAATCAGAAGATAATGGTGTACGATTTAGGCGGTGGTACATTCGATGTATCTATACTTGAGATAGGCGATGGAGTATTTGAAGTATTGGCTACAAGTGGTAATAACCACTTAGGTGGTGATGATTTTGACCAGAGGATTATGGATTGGTTGGCAGACAACTTCAAAAAAGAGTATGGAATTGATCTGAGAAACGACAAGATGGCAATGCAGAGGCTTAAAGATGCAGCAGAAAAGGCGAAGATAGAACTTTCTTCTGCTATGACAGCTAACATAAACTTGCCTTTTATAACTGCTGATGCTACAGGTCCTAAGCACATAGATGTAAATCTTACAAGAGCAAAATTTGAGGAGCTTATCAATGATTTAGTGCAATCTACTGTAGAACCAGTAAATCGTGCATTAAGCGATGCAAAACTTAGTCCTGCAGATATTGATAAAGTGATATTAGTCGGCGGTTCGACGAGAATACCATTCGTTCAAGAGACAGTAAAAAGGATAATGGGCAAAGAACCGCACAAAGGCATAAACCCAGATGAATGTGTTGCAATTGGAGCCGCAATTCAAGGTGGTGTATTAGGAGGCGAAGTTAAAGACGTCTTACTATTGGATGTCACACCGCTTTCTCTTGGCATTGAAACACTTGGCGGTGTGTTTACAAAATTAATAGAAAGGAATACTACTATTCCTACAAAGAAGAGCCAAATATTCTCCACTGCTGCAGATGGGCAGACATCTGTTGAGATACACGTTCTGCAAGGTGAAAGACCAATGGCTCGTGACAATAAGACACTTGGAAGATTTACCCTGACTGGAATTCCACCTGCTCCAAGAGGAGTGCCTCAGATAGAGGTTACATTTGACATTGATGCTAATGGCATTGTCCATGTTTCTGCAAAAGATTTAGGTACAGGAAAATCTCAGAACATAACAATCACTTCTTCTTCTAATTTAAGCGAAGAAGAGATAAACAGAATGATGAATGAAGCGAAACAGCACGAAGAAGAAGACAGAAGGAGAAAAGAAGAGATAGAAGTAAGAAACAACGCAGATTCATTGATATATCAAGCTGAAAAGACTATGAAAGATTTAGCAGACAAGATGACACAACAAGAAAAAGATGATATAAATAAAGAGATAGAAAATGTAAGAAAAGCTCTTGAAGGCAGCGATATTAACGCTATAAAAAGTGCTTCAGAAAAATTGTCACAAGCATTTTACAATGTATCTTCACGCATATATCAGCAAGCAGGCGGTGCGGGTCAGGCAAATAGCTATAGCGGCAGCGATGGAACATCTAATAAAGATAATGTATATGAAGCAGACTATAGGATGGAAGATGACAACAAAGACAATAAATAA
- the dnaJ gene encoding molecular chaperone DnaJ has product MAKDYYAILGLDKNASDEDIKKAYRTLAKKYHPDLNPGNKEAEQKFKEINEAYQILSDPQKKAQYDQFGDAAFNQGGFNQGDFGGFGGFGQGGFDFGGFGDIFGDIFGDMFGGSTRRKTGPQKGNDIRINLTLSFEEAAFGVEKEIEVERYEKCDRCNGTGANPGTKVDVCPECHGTGEVRITQNTPFGRIVNVRTCPRCHGDGRIVKDPCSKCHGTGKIRRARKLKVNIPAGIDEGQMVSLRGEGEPGERGGANGDLFIVISIKPHKIFKRDGFNVLLKMPISFVDAALGAEIEVPTLDGKAIYNIPPGTQTGTVFRLRNKGIPHINGRGRGDEFVEVYIDVPKKLTEKQKELLREFDKLSNDSGGKSFFQKVKDAFGA; this is encoded by the coding sequence ATGGCAAAAGATTATTATGCAATATTGGGTCTTGATAAAAATGCCAGTGATGAAGATATAAAGAAGGCTTATAGGACTCTTGCAAAGAAGTATCATCCCGACTTAAATCCTGGCAATAAAGAAGCAGAACAAAAGTTTAAAGAGATAAATGAAGCATATCAGATTTTGTCTGATCCTCAGAAAAAAGCTCAATATGATCAATTTGGCGATGCAGCATTTAATCAAGGTGGTTTCAACCAAGGAGATTTTGGTGGCTTTGGCGGTTTTGGCCAAGGTGGATTTGATTTTGGCGGCTTTGGCGACATTTTTGGCGATATATTTGGCGATATGTTTGGAGGCAGCACCAGAAGAAAAACTGGTCCTCAAAAGGGAAATGATATAAGGATTAATCTGACTTTGTCCTTTGAAGAAGCTGCATTTGGTGTCGAGAAAGAGATTGAAGTTGAAAGATATGAAAAATGCGATAGGTGCAATGGTACCGGTGCAAACCCAGGAACGAAAGTAGATGTATGCCCTGAATGTCATGGAACAGGAGAGGTCAGGATAACGCAAAATACGCCTTTTGGCAGGATAGTCAATGTGAGAACATGTCCTAGGTGCCATGGAGATGGCAGGATAGTAAAAGATCCATGCTCAAAATGCCATGGAACTGGGAAAATAAGAAGAGCGAGAAAATTAAAAGTAAATATTCCTGCTGGAATTGATGAAGGACAAATGGTATCATTAAGAGGTGAAGGTGAACCAGGAGAAAGAGGAGGAGCTAATGGAGATCTTTTTATTGTAATAAGCATAAAACCTCATAAGATATTCAAGCGGGATGGATTCAATGTATTGCTTAAAATGCCTATTAGCTTTGTAGATGCTGCACTTGGTGCAGAGATAGAAGTTCCTACCCTTGACGGCAAAGCTATATACAATATTCCACCTGGAACTCAGACCGGAACGGTGTTTAGACTTAGGAACAAAGGAATACCTCATATCAATGGAAGAGGACGTGGTGACGAATTTGTGGAAGTATATATCGATGTTCCTAAGAAATTGACGGAAAAGCAAAAAGAGCTATTGAGGGAGTTTGACAAGCTGAGCAATGATAGCGGTGGTAAATCATTTTTTCAAAAAGTAAAAGATGCTTTTGGAGCATAA
- the prmA gene encoding 50S ribosomal protein L11 methyltransferase: MKWLEVKITTSVEAEEAITNIMHEVGAGGVVIEDPNDLKMLNDSNEWDYVDPDMIVDSDKVVISAYFPLTPSTIDKLSIIKDRIIGLKEYNLDIGDFTFETTEVDDEDWANSWKKYYKTFKIGKRVVIKPSWEDYDPEENEIVVELDPGMAFGTGSHETTKMCIEFLEDNVKSGDTVFDVGCGTGILSIVSSKLGAKKVFAVDVDEVALKVASLNVKLNKLDNVEVLKSDLLKELSGEADLIVVNIIADIIIKATFDIHEKLKENGLFISSGIIKDRKDDVLNAISEYFDVIDVKEDGEWVAILSRKK; encoded by the coding sequence TTGAAATGGCTTGAAGTTAAAATTACGACTTCAGTGGAAGCTGAGGAAGCTATAACAAATATAATGCATGAAGTTGGTGCAGGCGGTGTTGTCATAGAAGATCCAAATGATTTAAAGATGTTAAATGACAGCAATGAATGGGACTACGTAGATCCTGATATGATTGTAGATAGCGATAAAGTTGTAATATCTGCTTATTTTCCTCTTACTCCCAGTACAATTGACAAATTAAGCATAATCAAGGATAGAATAATAGGGCTTAAAGAATATAATCTGGACATCGGAGATTTTACGTTTGAAACGACTGAAGTCGATGATGAAGATTGGGCAAACAGCTGGAAAAAGTACTACAAAACTTTTAAGATTGGCAAACGTGTTGTCATAAAACCATCATGGGAAGATTATGACCCAGAAGAAAATGAAATAGTTGTTGAGTTAGATCCAGGTATGGCTTTTGGCACAGGCAGCCACGAGACAACAAAAATGTGTATAGAATTTTTAGAAGATAATGTTAAAAGTGGCGATACCGTGTTTGATGTTGGGTGCGGTACAGGTATATTGTCAATTGTCAGCTCTAAGTTAGGTGCAAAAAAAGTCTTTGCAGTCGATGTGGACGAAGTTGCATTAAAAGTGGCTTCTTTAAATGTGAAATTAAACAAACTGGACAATGTTGAGGTTTTGAAAAGCGATCTTTTAAAAGAGCTAAGCGGTGAAGCGGATTTAATAGTTGTAAATATTATAGCTGATATAATAATAAAAGCTACTTTTGACATACATGAAAAACTTAAAGAAAACGGCTTGTTTATATCAAGTGGAATAATTAAAGATCGTAAAGATGATGTTTTAAATGCTATTTCCGAATATTTTGACGTTATTGATGTCAAAGAAGATGGGGAATGGGTTGCAATATTATCAAGGAAAAAGTGA
- a CDS encoding 16S rRNA (uracil(1498)-N(3))-methyltransferase, translated as MGCNIIKEKVSAVRRLFIKDEDIKDGIVRIHGDDAHHIKDVLRLKIGTDLVVSNGVKQYNASILSIESTSVLLKIVGELHQVVESSINVTLFQGLPKSDKMDLIVQKCTEIGIKKIVPVETEFSVIKVKEKSIGNKINRWNKISQEASKQSGRLIVPEVLEPISFNIALNYIQEFDLCIMPYERETNVRLKDVLRENNGAKNICIFIGPEGGFSSSEVTMATKNGAVIVTLGPRILRTETAGIVAGSIILYELGDLG; from the coding sequence ATGGGTTGCAATATTATCAAGGAAAAAGTGAGTGCTGTGAGAAGACTTTTTATAAAAGATGAGGATATAAAAGATGGCATAGTCAGGATACATGGTGATGATGCTCATCATATAAAGGATGTATTAAGGTTAAAGATTGGAACTGATTTGGTGGTTTCTAATGGAGTGAAACAGTACAATGCTTCTATTCTTTCTATCGAAAGCACTTCTGTCTTATTAAAGATAGTTGGTGAGTTGCATCAAGTCGTAGAAAGTTCTATAAATGTAACGTTATTTCAAGGACTGCCAAAGTCTGATAAAATGGATTTGATTGTTCAAAAATGCACAGAGATCGGAATAAAAAAGATTGTACCTGTTGAAACCGAGTTTTCGGTTATAAAGGTTAAAGAAAAAAGCATAGGCAACAAAATAAACAGGTGGAATAAAATTTCTCAAGAAGCATCAAAGCAATCTGGAAGATTGATAGTGCCGGAAGTGCTGGAACCGATAAGTTTTAATATTGCTTTGAATTACATCCAAGAGTTTGATTTATGCATAATGCCTTACGAAAGAGAGACAAATGTAAGGCTAAAAGATGTTTTAAGGGAAAATAATGGTGCAAAAAATATTTGTATTTTTATCGGGCCTGAAGGTGGCTTCTCATCCAGTGAAGTAACTATGGCGACTAAAAATGGTGCTGTGATTGTCACATTGGGTCCAAGGATTTTAAGGACAGAAACAGCCGGTATTGTGGCTGGTTCTATAATTTTGTACGAATTAGGAGATTTAGGATAG
- the mtaB gene encoding tRNA (N(6)-L-threonylcarbamoyladenosine(37)-C(2))-methylthiotransferase MtaB, producing the protein MAKANIALDADEFYDVYGRKKTVSFFTLGCKVNQYETEAMAEIFKSSGYDVVGFDEYADVYVINTCTVTGRGDMKSRQEIRKAKKINPDSVIAVVGCYSQVASNEVLNIPEVNVVLGTKNKGEIVKLVEKAASANKVNAVEDIFKDRKFEELKISAQEGHTRAYLKIQDGCNQYCTYCIIPYARGPIRSRKPHDILDEVKRLKDNGYKEVVLTGIHVASYGKDLENVDLLDIIKMIHEIEGIERIRLSSVEPTFLTEDFVREVSILPKFCRHYHISLQSGSDSVLKRMGRKYTTSEYKKIIERVRKYVEDVAITTDIMVGFPGETESEFDETYNFVKDIQFSKMHVFKYSRRAGTKAANYPDQIKNSVKEERSKILIKLSEECESEFYKRFLGSTLNVLFEQKVKELQGYVEGLTDNYIRVAVKSDLNIKNKILPVKLVDVRKDFAIGNIVEGGEMIE; encoded by the coding sequence GTGGCAAAGGCAAACATAGCTTTAGACGCTGACGAATTTTATGATGTATATGGCCGCAAAAAAACTGTGTCATTTTTTACATTAGGTTGTAAAGTAAATCAATATGAGACGGAAGCCATGGCTGAGATTTTCAAGAGTTCAGGATATGATGTTGTAGGGTTCGATGAATATGCCGATGTGTATGTCATAAACACATGCACCGTGACTGGTCGAGGCGATATGAAATCAAGGCAGGAAATAAGAAAGGCTAAAAAAATCAATCCAGATTCTGTGATTGCTGTGGTTGGCTGTTATTCGCAAGTGGCCTCAAATGAAGTTTTAAATATACCTGAAGTCAATGTTGTTTTAGGCACTAAAAACAAGGGAGAAATAGTCAAATTAGTAGAGAAAGCGGCGAGTGCCAATAAGGTAAATGCCGTTGAAGATATATTTAAAGATAGAAAATTCGAGGAACTTAAGATATCAGCTCAAGAAGGTCATACGCGGGCATATTTAAAGATACAAGATGGGTGCAATCAATACTGTACTTACTGTATTATACCGTATGCCAGAGGTCCTATAAGGAGCAGAAAGCCTCATGACATATTGGATGAGGTTAAAAGGCTTAAAGATAATGGCTATAAAGAAGTAGTGTTGACAGGCATACACGTTGCATCATATGGCAAAGACTTGGAAAATGTGGATTTGCTTGATATAATAAAGATGATACACGAAATCGAGGGTATCGAAAGGATACGCCTAAGTTCAGTTGAGCCTACATTTTTAACCGAAGATTTCGTAAGAGAAGTTTCTATTTTGCCGAAATTTTGCAGACACTACCATATATCATTGCAAAGTGGTTCGGACAGTGTCCTTAAAAGAATGGGTAGAAAATACACCACCAGTGAATACAAAAAGATTATAGAGAGAGTTAGAAAGTACGTCGAAGATGTGGCAATAACAACTGATATAATGGTAGGGTTTCCTGGAGAAACCGAGAGTGAGTTTGACGAAACTTATAATTTTGTAAAAGACATACAATTCAGCAAGATGCATGTCTTTAAGTATTCAAGGCGAGCGGGAACAAAAGCGGCAAATTATCCCGACCAAATTAAAAATTCTGTTAAGGAAGAGAGAAGTAAGATATTAATTAAGCTTTCAGAAGAATGCGAATCAGAATTTTACAAAAGGTTTTTAGGCAGCACGCTAAATGTTCTATTTGAACAGAAGGTTAAAGAACTGCAGGGATATGTAGAAGGACTTACTGACAACTATATTAGAGTGGCAGTAAAGTCGGATTTAAACATTAAGAATAAAATACTACCTGTAAAGTTAGTAGACGTAAGAAAAGATTTTGCTATTGGCAATATAGTTGAAGGAGGTGAGATGATTGAGTGA
- a CDS encoding histidine triad nucleotide-binding protein has protein sequence MSDCIFCKIINREIESKIIYEDDYVVAFPDINPQAPVHLLIVPKAHIDSPLDIDDKNKELVGHVYVIAKKLAKQYGIDSKGYRIVSNCGDDGGQTVHHIHFHLLGGRFMTWPPG, from the coding sequence TTGAGTGATTGCATTTTTTGCAAGATCATAAATAGGGAGATTGAATCAAAAATAATTTACGAAGATGATTATGTAGTTGCCTTTCCCGACATCAATCCACAAGCGCCAGTTCACTTGCTTATAGTCCCAAAAGCTCATATTGATTCTCCATTGGACATTGATGACAAGAACAAAGAGCTTGTAGGACATGTCTATGTAATTGCAAAAAAGCTGGCTAAGCAGTATGGGATTGATAGCAAAGGATATAGGATAGTATCCAATTGTGGCGACGACGGTGGACAAACTGTTCACCATATACATTTTCATCTTTTAGGCGGAAGATTTATGACATGGCCTCCAGGGTAA
- the rpsU gene encoding 30S ribosomal protein S21, with translation MSEVRVGENESLDNALRRFKRQCSRSGVLSELRKREHYESPSVKRKKKSEAARKRKYKFGK, from the coding sequence GTGTCAGAAGTTCGAGTTGGAGAAAATGAGTCCCTTGATAATGCGTTGAGAAGATTTAAGCGCCAATGCTCAAGAAGTGGCGTTCTTTCTGAATTAAGGAAAAGGGAACATTATGAAAGCCCAAGCGTAAAACGCAAAAAGAAATCAGAAGCAGCAAGAAAAAGAAAGTACAAATTTGGAAAATAA
- a CDS encoding GatB/YqeY domain-containing protein, translating into MTLKDRLYKDMVDAMKSKDVFRKNILSMVRSSILQVEKDTGKVLDDEGVINVISREIKQRKEVLPEYEKGGRQDLVDKANREIEIMLEYMPQQLTDDEIDEIVRGIIDETGATNKNDIGMVMSKVMPLVKGKADGNKVKTIVSQHLQ; encoded by the coding sequence ATGACCCTTAAGGATCGATTGTACAAAGATATGGTTGATGCTATGAAATCAAAAGATGTATTCAGAAAAAATATTCTAAGCATGGTTAGATCTTCAATATTGCAAGTAGAAAAGGATACAGGAAAAGTCCTTGATGATGAAGGGGTCATTAATGTAATTTCAAGAGAGATAAAACAAAGAAAAGAGGTTTTGCCTGAATACGAGAAAGGTGGCAGGCAAGATTTGGTAGATAAAGCGAACCGTGAAATAGAAATTATGTTGGAGTATATGCCACAGCAGTTGACTGATGATGAGATAGATGAAATCGTAAGAGGTATTATCGATGAGACTGGTGCTACAAACAAAAATGACATAGGTATGGTTATGAGCAAGGTGATGCCTCTTGTGAAAGGCAAGGCTGATGGCAATAAAGTTAAGACGATAGTTTCGCAGCACTTACAATGA
- the yqfC gene encoding sporulation protein YqfC, which produces MKSNTIKEGILNLVDFPKDVLLNLPKITVIGNTQITVENHRGIIEYIPERIRINSTIGMIRITGKNMIINSVMTEILVITGKILNIEIIV; this is translated from the coding sequence ATGAAGTCAAATACCATAAAAGAGGGAATTCTGAATTTAGTGGATTTTCCTAAAGATGTTTTATTGAACCTTCCTAAGATAACAGTAATAGGCAACACGCAAATTACCGTGGAAAATCATAGAGGCATAATAGAATATATTCCCGAAAGAATAAGGATCAATTCTACGATAGGCATGATCAGAATAACAGGTAAAAACATGATTATAAATTCAGTAATGACAGAAATATTAGTCATTACTGGGAAAATATTAAATATAGAAATAATTGTATAA